Proteins co-encoded in one Halorussus salinus genomic window:
- a CDS encoding cytochrome P450 yields the protein MSHSDSAADSSPDRERAGTDGDRSGTDGDRPSSDGGRSGTDGDRSGADARLPPKLDSPPLVGNTLQFVRDPFGFYDLLDSRGEAVRYEVARQEFCTVFEPAYVQRILVEENEKYVKAEMLQEAAAGFAEQGLLLTEGEVWRDQRVRVQPAFTPEKIRSYTDAMVRYAEESGDRFSDGDVVNVEDAMSEVTLKILAKSLFDVDVAGRREVVREAAAALNARGDASGASAFLPDWVPTPKNRRFRRAMADFEEMVDDLIAERRETDDAESPDDLLSILLDAEGPDGTTMDDDVVRDQMVTFLFAGHETTALALTYAWHLLGRNPETLDRLRAELDAELGDRRATMADLPALDYTERVVNEALRLFPPAYVLFREPTEEVRVGPHRVREGTAMTIPIFKLHRDGRFYDAPDEFRPERWTDEFEEELPEYAYLPFGGGPRHCIGMRFALAELKLVLATLAREVAFDPTYDGDPDLSMAATMRPDQPMTMRVRRRE from the coding sequence ATGAGCCACTCGGATTCCGCCGCCGATTCGTCGCCGGACCGGGAGCGCGCTGGCACCGACGGCGACCGCTCCGGAACCGACGGCGACCGCCCCAGTAGCGACGGCGGCCGTTCCGGCACGGACGGCGACCGCTCGGGCGCGGACGCCCGACTCCCGCCGAAGTTGGATTCGCCGCCGCTGGTCGGCAACACGCTCCAGTTCGTCCGCGACCCGTTCGGGTTCTACGACCTCCTCGATTCGCGTGGCGAGGCGGTCCGCTACGAGGTCGCCCGGCAGGAGTTCTGCACGGTCTTCGAACCGGCGTACGTCCAGCGGATTTTGGTCGAGGAGAACGAGAAGTACGTCAAAGCCGAGATGCTTCAGGAGGCCGCGGCGGGGTTCGCCGAGCAGGGTCTGCTGTTGACCGAGGGCGAGGTCTGGCGCGACCAGCGCGTCCGCGTCCAACCGGCGTTCACGCCCGAGAAGATTCGGAGCTACACCGACGCGATGGTCCGGTACGCCGAGGAGTCCGGCGACCGGTTCTCGGACGGCGACGTGGTGAACGTCGAGGACGCGATGTCGGAGGTGACGCTCAAGATTCTGGCCAAGTCGCTGTTCGACGTGGACGTGGCGGGCCGCCGCGAGGTGGTCCGGGAGGCCGCGGCCGCGCTCAACGCTCGGGGCGACGCCAGCGGCGCGTCGGCGTTCCTCCCCGACTGGGTGCCCACGCCGAAGAACCGCCGGTTCCGGCGCGCGATGGCCGACTTCGAGGAGATGGTGGACGACCTCATCGCGGAGCGACGCGAGACCGACGACGCCGAGTCGCCAGACGACCTGCTGTCCATCCTGCTGGATGCGGAGGGACCGGACGGGACCACGATGGACGACGACGTGGTGCGCGACCAGATGGTGACGTTCCTGTTCGCCGGTCACGAGACGACCGCGCTCGCGCTGACCTACGCGTGGCACCTCCTCGGGCGCAACCCCGAGACACTCGACCGCCTGCGCGCGGAACTCGACGCCGAGTTGGGCGACCGGCGCGCGACGATGGCCGACCTGCCCGCGCTCGACTACACCGAGCGGGTGGTGAACGAGGCCCTGCGCCTCTTCCCGCCCGCGTACGTCCTCTTTCGGGAACCGACCGAGGAGGTCCGGGTCGGTCCCCATCGCGTCCGGGAAGGCACCGCGATGACGATTCCCATCTTCAAACTCCACCGCGACGGGCGGTTCTACGACGCGCCGGACGAGTTCCGGCCGGAACGCTGGACCGACGAGTTCGAGGAGGAACTGCCCGAGTACGCCTACCTCCCGTTCGGCGGCGGTCCGCGCCACTGCATCGGGATGCGTTTCGCCCTCGCCGAACTGAAACTCGTGCTGGCGACGCTGGCCCGCGAGGTCGCGTTCGACCCCACCTACGACGGCGACCCGGACCTCTCGATGGCGGCGACGATGCGACCCGACCAGCCGATGACAATGCGCGTCCGGCGACGGGAGTGA
- a CDS encoding class I SAM-dependent methyltransferase, with product MSDKEGERDSGTDLDPEGYYDEFGAAEWERLDRDPVTRMEFENTTDYLAEYLPDAPDAEERSVRILDAGGAAGRYACWLAEGGYDVTLVDLSAAQVAIAREKAAERGVAERVTAERGDVRDLRFADDTFDAVCCLGGPLSHVVDDDERATAMAELRRVAVPEAPVFVSVIGRLAMLRDIVTFGLDDSHGLLAPIARDGDYTAERVAEHADGEGWAECHGFRVDEFERELEAAGFAVEKLVGLENVASRTKCELAEADDEAVESVREVVRTLREDRTAVDCSEHMLAVCRVE from the coding sequence ATGAGCGACAAGGAGGGCGAACGCGACTCGGGCACCGACTTGGACCCCGAAGGCTACTACGACGAGTTCGGCGCGGCCGAGTGGGAGCGCCTCGACCGCGACCCCGTGACCCGCATGGAGTTCGAGAACACGACCGACTATCTGGCCGAGTACCTGCCCGACGCGCCGGACGCCGAGGAGCGTTCCGTCCGCATCCTCGACGCGGGCGGCGCGGCGGGCCGGTACGCTTGCTGGCTGGCCGAGGGAGGTTACGACGTGACGCTCGTGGACCTCTCGGCCGCGCAGGTCGCCATCGCCCGCGAGAAGGCCGCGGAACGCGGCGTCGCCGAGCGCGTCACCGCCGAACGAGGCGACGTGCGCGACCTGCGATTCGCGGACGATACCTTCGACGCGGTGTGCTGTCTCGGCGGTCCCCTGAGCCACGTCGTGGACGACGACGAGCGCGCGACCGCGATGGCGGAACTTCGGCGCGTCGCCGTCCCCGAAGCCCCCGTCTTCGTCTCGGTCATCGGCCGGTTGGCCATGCTCCGGGACATCGTGACGTTCGGGCTGGACGACTCTCACGGTCTCCTCGCGCCCATCGCCCGAGACGGCGACTACACCGCCGAGCGAGTCGCAGAACACGCAGACGGCGAGGGCTGGGCGGAGTGCCACGGCTTCCGGGTAGACGAGTTCGAGCGCGAACTGGAAGCGGCCGGATTCGCGGTCGAGAAGCTGGTCGGCTTGGAGAACGTCGCCTCCCGGACGAAATGCGAGTTGGCCGAGGCCGACGACGAGGCCGTCGAGTCGGTGCGGGAGGTCGTCCGGACGCTCCGCGAGGACCGGACCGCGGTGGACTGCTCGGAACACATGCTCGCGGTCTGTCGAGTCGAATAA
- a CDS encoding redox-regulated ATPase YchF, whose translation MSYKIGLVGKPSVGKSTFFNAATMNDVPEGAYPFTTIDPAVGEAYVRVECAAPEFDEECTPSVGYCDDGTRFVPTKLVDVAGLIPGAHEGAGLGNQFLTDLNEADVLVHVVDFSGTTDIEGEPTEGHDPREDIDFLENELDMWYLEVLEKGIDRYESGYDGNDDDIEVELAEQMSAFRTNKDEIKREILSLGLPLDPAEWDDEDREELAREIRKTTKPMVVAANKMDTPEAQANYDEITSDPEYEHLTVVPASAHAEKALKQADEQGAVEYRPGDGDFEIVGDVSGDQREGLEAIEEFVAEFDGTGVQQALEAALFDELGLVPVFPGGANGLGNENGEVLPDCFLLPEGATAEDFAHHIHSDLGEGFLHGIDCRSNRQVGADARLDSRDVIDIVSTN comes from the coding sequence ATGAGTTACAAAATCGGTCTCGTGGGCAAGCCCTCGGTTGGCAAGTCCACCTTCTTCAACGCCGCGACGATGAACGACGTGCCGGAAGGAGCCTACCCCTTCACGACCATCGACCCCGCCGTGGGCGAGGCCTACGTCCGGGTCGAGTGCGCCGCGCCGGAGTTCGACGAGGAGTGTACGCCGTCGGTCGGCTACTGCGACGACGGGACTCGGTTCGTCCCGACGAAACTCGTGGACGTGGCGGGCCTGATTCCCGGTGCCCACGAGGGCGCGGGACTGGGCAACCAGTTTCTGACCGACCTGAACGAGGCCGACGTGCTGGTCCACGTCGTGGACTTCTCGGGGACGACCGACATCGAGGGCGAACCCACCGAGGGCCACGACCCCCGCGAGGACATCGACTTCTTGGAGAACGAACTCGACATGTGGTACCTCGAAGTGCTGGAGAAGGGCATCGACCGCTACGAGAGCGGGTACGACGGCAACGACGACGACATCGAAGTCGAGTTGGCCGAGCAGATGAGCGCGTTCCGGACGAACAAAGACGAGATAAAGCGCGAAATCCTCTCGCTCGGCCTGCCGCTCGACCCCGCGGAGTGGGACGACGAGGACCGCGAGGAGTTGGCCCGCGAGATTCGCAAGACGACCAAGCCGATGGTCGTCGCCGCGAACAAGATGGACACGCCCGAGGCGCAGGCCAACTACGACGAAATCACCAGCGACCCCGAGTACGAACACCTGACGGTCGTGCCCGCCAGCGCCCACGCCGAGAAGGCCCTGAAGCAGGCCGACGAGCAGGGCGCGGTCGAGTACCGCCCCGGCGACGGCGACTTCGAAATCGTGGGCGACGTGTCGGGCGACCAGCGCGAGGGACTGGAGGCCATCGAGGAGTTCGTCGCCGAGTTCGACGGCACGGGCGTCCAGCAAGCCCTCGAAGCGGCGCTGTTCGATGAGTTGGGCCTCGTGCCGGTCTTCCCCGGCGGCGCGAACGGTCTCGGCAACGAGAACGGCGAGGTCCTGCCCGACTGCTTCCTCCTGCCGGAGGGCGCGACCGCCGAGGACTTCGCCCACCACATCCACTCGGACCTCGGCGAGGGCTTCCTCCACGGCATCGACTGCCGGAGCAACCGGCAGGTCGGCGCGGACGCCCGACTCGACAGTCGGGACGTTATCGACATCGTGTCCACGAACTGA
- a CDS encoding CDP-glycerol glycerophosphotransferase family protein yields the protein MSQDGYRPLAASPPRGPLRPLPRAPRRPVRRAPRRGPASATRDPTALLAPGVVGRFDDSATVADAGVEWMDLSGRVAGVVESFADRASFLGQWALYRATRKLNPPRDESLWVFGAQGGAAFADNAKYLYLYVAAECPDIRPVWLSKDPAVVAELQRAGFEAYHCYSPRGLLLTLRAGVVFLTQGHRDLAMPAAAGAFAVLLWHGVPLKRISWDAGFRDLPRLVQRAHADMAEEFDLLTVPGEGVADRFASGLRIDRERMALTGYPRNDALFGTVPGEEVGTSAAALARIRSLAERRRLVFYLPTFREWTDESAADRLDLPALDSFLAERDATLVVKTHPRDRLDLPDGLSHVVALPEKTDIYPFLRHADALVTDYSSVYFDYLLLDRPIVFYADDLAEYRTHRGFYFDYESVTPGPVADSFEELLAGLDAALDPTADAHADARRAVRARLLGADPAATESPDESEVGDSAVVADCALAAPRSAAVVSLVRRRLAESEPRREKPREGVRLRTL from the coding sequence TTGTCACAGGACGGCTACCGTCCGCTGGCGGCGTCGCCTCCTCGGGGTCCGCTCCGGCCACTCCCGCGAGCGCCGCGGCGTCCGGTCCGGCGAGCGCCACGACGAGGTCCGGCGAGCGCGACCCGCGACCCCACCGCGCTTTTGGCCCCCGGCGTCGTGGGTCGGTTCGATGATTCTGCAACCGTCGCCGACGCCGGAGTCGAGTGGATGGACCTGAGCGGTCGCGTCGCCGGAGTCGTCGAGTCGTTCGCGGACCGCGCTTCGTTTCTCGGCCAGTGGGCGCTCTATCGAGCAACTCGGAAGCTGAATCCGCCACGCGACGAGTCGCTGTGGGTTTTCGGCGCGCAGGGCGGCGCGGCGTTCGCGGACAACGCCAAGTACCTCTACCTCTACGTCGCGGCCGAGTGTCCCGACATTCGGCCGGTCTGGCTCTCGAAGGACCCCGCGGTCGTCGCGGAACTCCAGCGGGCGGGCTTCGAGGCGTACCACTGCTACTCGCCCCGCGGTCTCCTGCTGACGCTCCGGGCGGGCGTCGTCTTCCTGACCCAAGGCCACCGCGACCTCGCGATGCCCGCCGCGGCGGGCGCGTTCGCGGTCCTGCTGTGGCACGGCGTCCCCCTCAAGCGCATCTCGTGGGACGCCGGATTCCGCGACCTGCCCCGCCTCGTCCAGCGCGCTCACGCCGACATGGCCGAGGAGTTCGACCTCCTCACCGTCCCCGGCGAGGGTGTCGCCGACCGGTTCGCGTCGGGCCTCCGAATCGACCGCGAGCGCATGGCGCTGACGGGCTACCCCCGAAACGACGCGCTGTTCGGCACGGTTCCCGGCGAGGAGGTCGGCACCTCGGCCGCGGCGCTCGCCCGAATCCGGTCGCTCGCCGAGCGACGGCGACTGGTCTTCTACCTGCCGACGTTCCGCGAGTGGACCGACGAGTCGGCCGCCGACCGCCTCGACCTCCCGGCGCTCGACTCGTTCCTCGCGGAACGCGACGCGACGCTCGTCGTGAAGACCCACCCGCGGGACCGCCTCGACCTTCCCGACGGCCTCTCGCACGTCGTCGCCCTCCCGGAGAAGACCGATATCTACCCCTTCCTCCGGCACGCCGACGCGCTCGTCACCGACTACTCGTCGGTGTACTTCGACTACCTGCTTTTGGACCGGCCAATCGTCTTCTACGCCGACGACCTCGCCGAATACCGCACCCATCGCGGGTTCTACTTCGACTACGAGTCGGTCACGCCCGGCCCGGTCGCCGACTCCTTCGAGGAGTTGCTCGCCGGTCTCGACGCCGCGCTCGACCCGACCGCCGACGCCCACGCCGACGCCCGCCGAGCGGTCCGCGCGCGACTCCTCGGGGCCGACCCGGCCGCGACGGAATCGCCCGACGAAAGCGAGGTCGGCGATTCGGCGGTCGTCGCCGACTGCGCGCTCGCCGCGCCGCGGTCGGCCGCGGTCGTCTCGCTCGTCCGTCGGCGACTCGCCGAGTCCGAGCCGCGACGAGAGAAACCGCGCGAGGGCGTCCGACTACGTACTCTATAG
- a CDS encoding glycerophosphodiester phosphodiesterase codes for MVHTSGTTGQDAPNRADVSLIAHRGFAGVYPENTVAAVEQAATGVAVGASPEMVEIDVMPTADGEIVTFHDYDLGRLTDAPADLTDRNVWEVPYETLADLDVLGTGERVPTLGEILDALPTDVGVNVEFKNPGSADVRPRENLPPEARDEQRELWQGFAEEVLDLLATSDHEVLVSSFAEGALAAVREADPSVPVAAVFADSIADGMEIARRYDCEAVHPPWNAIADTALFNAEYGSLGPYEEIDLVELAHDEGRAVNAWTVERWYEADQLRQAGVDGVIADYPGVLQFGGAAD; via the coding sequence ATGGTACACACGAGCGGAACGACAGGGCAGGACGCGCCGAATCGGGCCGACGTATCGCTCATCGCTCACCGCGGGTTCGCGGGGGTCTACCCCGAGAACACGGTCGCGGCAGTCGAGCAAGCGGCGACTGGCGTCGCCGTGGGCGCGAGTCCGGAGATGGTCGAAATCGACGTGATGCCCACCGCGGACGGCGAGATAGTCACGTTCCACGACTACGACCTCGGGCGACTGACCGACGCGCCCGCCGACCTCACCGACCGGAACGTCTGGGAGGTCCCCTACGAGACGCTGGCGGACCTCGACGTTCTCGGGACCGGCGAGCGAGTCCCCACGCTCGGGGAGATTCTGGACGCGCTCCCGACGGACGTGGGCGTCAACGTCGAGTTCAAGAATCCGGGGTCGGCCGACGTGCGCCCCCGCGAGAACCTCCCGCCGGAGGCCCGCGACGAACAGCGCGAACTCTGGCAGGGCTTCGCCGAGGAGGTCTTGGACCTCCTCGCTACCTCGGACCACGAGGTGCTGGTCTCGTCGTTCGCGGAGGGCGCGCTCGCGGCGGTCCGCGAGGCCGACCCGTCGGTCCCCGTCGCGGCGGTGTTCGCCGACTCCATCGCCGACGGGATGGAAATCGCCCGCCGGTACGACTGCGAGGCGGTCCATCCCCCGTGGAACGCCATCGCCGACACCGCGCTGTTCAACGCCGAGTACGGGTCGCTCGGCCCCTACGAGGAGATAGACCTCGTGGAACTCGCCCACGACGAGGGCCGGGCGGTCAACGCGTGGACCGTCGAACGCTGGTACGAGGCCGACCAACTCCGGCAGGCGGGCGTGGACGGCGTCATCGCCGACTACCCCGGCGTCCTCCAGTTCGGCGGCGCGGCGGACTGA
- a CDS encoding HAD-IIA family hydrolase — MNGVILAAGIGSRLRPLTLQKPKSCIEVDGTPVLAHQLRAYADAGVTDVTVVAGYLADDVRGLCATLEAERPELDVTVRESEVFANTDNMYSLYLAREEVAGEPFVLTNGDVVFDPDLLADLLDAPVGSAIATDTATHSDEAMKVTVGDDDRVTHIAKSVPEEVAHGVSTDAYRFSADFSEMLFEELTRTIDREGDYGDWTEAAIDRIVGDRDHDVGIADVSGRKWVEIDDFEDLRAADRRFASLSPLGEKEAVFFDLDGTIYLDDDLVTGADELVASLREAGVDVYFLTNNSSKWKDDYADRLTNLGIPADPEDVLLSTDGVLQYLRRTDPDGTYVLGTETMADALADHGVDVVTDLEPGDETPEAVVVGFDTELTYEKARRATLAIRDGATFLLAHPDTVCPTAEGFVPDCGAIGAMIGTATDQSPARVFGKPNAEMVAPVLDAEEYAPDEVAVVGDRLETDVLLAENVGCESVCVLSGDATREEVEASDRSPTMVAPTVAALAAFVGPASETGTDDRPSSRDEPVASPDGGTDQ; from the coding sequence GTGAATGGGGTAATCTTAGCGGCGGGTATCGGGTCTCGACTCCGCCCGCTCACGCTTCAGAAGCCTAAATCTTGCATCGAAGTGGACGGCACGCCGGTACTCGCGCACCAACTCCGGGCCTACGCCGACGCGGGCGTGACCGACGTGACCGTCGTGGCGGGGTATCTGGCCGACGACGTGCGGGGACTCTGTGCGACGCTCGAAGCCGAGCGTCCCGAACTCGACGTGACCGTCCGCGAGAGCGAGGTGTTCGCCAACACCGACAACATGTACTCGCTGTATCTGGCCCGCGAGGAGGTCGCTGGCGAACCCTTCGTCCTGACCAACGGCGACGTGGTGTTCGACCCGGACCTCCTCGCCGACCTGCTGGACGCGCCGGTCGGGAGCGCCATCGCCACCGACACCGCGACCCACTCAGACGAGGCGATGAAAGTGACGGTCGGCGACGACGACCGCGTGACCCACATCGCCAAGAGCGTGCCCGAGGAGGTCGCGCACGGCGTCTCGACCGACGCCTACCGGTTCTCGGCGGACTTCTCCGAGATGCTGTTCGAGGAGCTAACTCGGACCATCGACCGGGAGGGCGACTACGGCGACTGGACCGAGGCCGCAATCGACCGCATCGTCGGGGACCGCGACCACGACGTGGGTATCGCGGACGTGTCGGGGCGCAAGTGGGTCGAGATAGACGACTTCGAGGACCTCCGGGCCGCGGACCGCCGGTTCGCCTCGCTCTCTCCCCTCGGCGAGAAGGAGGCCGTCTTCTTCGACTTGGACGGGACGATATATTTGGACGACGACCTCGTGACCGGCGCGGACGAACTCGTCGCGTCGCTCCGCGAGGCGGGCGTGGACGTGTACTTCCTGACGAACAACTCCTCGAAGTGGAAGGACGACTACGCCGACCGCCTCACGAACCTCGGGATTCCGGCCGACCCCGAGGACGTTCTCCTCTCGACGGACGGCGTTCTCCAGTATCTCCGGCGCACCGACCCGGACGGGACCTACGTCCTCGGCACCGAGACGATGGCCGACGCGCTGGCCGACCACGGCGTCGATGTCGTGACCGACCTCGAACCGGGCGACGAGACCCCGGAGGCGGTCGTCGTCGGCTTCGACACGGAACTCACCTACGAGAAGGCCCGGCGGGCGACCCTCGCGATTCGAGACGGCGCGACGTTCCTGCTGGCCCACCCCGATACGGTCTGCCCGACGGCGGAGGGGTTCGTGCCCGACTGCGGAGCCATCGGTGCGATGATAGGGACTGCGACCGACCAGTCTCCGGCCCGCGTGTTCGGCAAGCCCAACGCCGAGATGGTCGCGCCGGTCCTCGACGCCGAGGAGTACGCGCCCGACGAGGTGGCCGTGGTCGGCGACCGACTGGAGACCGACGTTCTCCTCGCCGAGAACGTCGGTTGCGAGTCGGTCTGCGTGCTGTCGGGCGACGCCACCCGCGAGGAGGTCGAGGCCAGCGACCGGTCGCCGACGATGGTCGCGCCGACGGTCGCCGCGCTCGCGGCGTTCGTCGGCCCGGCCTCGGAGACGGGGACCGACGACCGGCCCTCCTCGCGCGACGAACCGGTCGCGTCGCCCGACGGAGGGACCGACCAGTGA
- a CDS encoding sugar phosphate isomerase/epimerase family protein has product MSEIRRGYVTQTHTGAVPWDDALTAASRIGLDYAELYMDGATERTRIDPSAVGELAADEGLDLLVHLPFVDVEIGSPRNPVREGALSEQRACIEAAAEMGAEKAVLHAGTSARPPEWELDEIAPYLLDSIRVLDRFAADRDVEICVENLPGVPFTVHHLDRVFAETEASVTFDTGHARVDGLDADEMADFLDAHDDRISHVHVNDAREEADEHVPTGSGTTDFETALAPLRDDWQGTVSIEVYTFDFDYLELSAEKLDDVLRV; this is encoded by the coding sequence GTGAGCGAGATTCGCCGCGGCTACGTCACCCAAACGCACACCGGCGCGGTGCCGTGGGACGACGCGCTCACCGCGGCGTCCCGAATCGGACTCGACTACGCGGAACTCTACATGGACGGCGCGACCGAGCGCACCCGAATCGACCCGAGCGCGGTCGGGGAACTGGCGGCCGACGAGGGACTGGACCTGCTGGTCCACCTCCCGTTCGTGGACGTGGAAATCGGGTCGCCCCGTAACCCCGTCCGGGAAGGCGCGCTCTCCGAACAGCGCGCCTGCATCGAGGCCGCCGCCGAGATGGGCGCGGAGAAGGCGGTCCTCCACGCCGGGACCAGCGCCCGGCCGCCCGAGTGGGAACTGGACGAAATCGCGCCCTACCTGCTGGACTCGATTCGCGTCTTGGACCGCTTCGCGGCCGACCGCGACGTGGAAATCTGCGTCGAGAACCTGCCCGGCGTCCCCTTCACGGTCCACCACCTCGACCGCGTGTTCGCCGAGACCGAGGCCAGCGTGACCTTCGACACGGGCCACGCCCGCGTGGACGGACTTGACGCCGACGAGATGGCCGATTTTCTGGACGCCCACGACGACCGCATCTCGCACGTCCACGTCAACGACGCCCGCGAGGAGGCCGACGAACACGTCCCCACCGGCTCGGGGACCACCGACTTCGAGACCGCGCTGGCCCCCTTGCGCGACGACTGGCAGGGGACGGTCTCCATCGAGGTCTACACCTTCGACTTCGACTATCTGGAACTCAGCGCCGAGAAACTGGACGACGTTCTCCGAGTCTGA